The following coding sequences are from one Pseudomonas mendocina window:
- a CDS encoding sarcosine oxidase subunit delta codes for MLHIFCPYCGELRSEEEFHAKGQAHIARPLDPDACSDAEWGEYMFFRDNPRGIHHELWVHAAGCRKYFNVTRHTVTYEILETYKVGEKPSVTAAAATDKQAVVEGVTA; via the coding sequence ATGCTGCACATCTTCTGCCCCTACTGTGGCGAACTGCGCTCCGAAGAGGAATTCCACGCCAAGGGCCAGGCGCACATCGCCCGCCCGCTCGACCCCGATGCCTGCAGTGATGCCGAGTGGGGCGAGTACATGTTCTTCCGCGACAACCCGCGCGGCATCCACCACGAGCTGTGGGTGCATGCGGCCGGTTGCCGCAAGTATTTCAACGTCACCCGCCACACCGTGACCTACGAGATCCTCGAGACCTACAAGGTCGGCGAGAAGCCCTCGGTCACTGCCGCCGCGGCCACCGACAAGCAAGCCGTGGTAGAAGGAGTAACGGCATGA
- the purU gene encoding formyltetrahydrofolate deformylase, translating to MSRTPDTWILTAHCPSVLGTVDAVTRFLFEQRCYVTEHHSFDDRLSSRFFIRVEFRQPQDFDEAVFRAGVAERLAPFDMQVELTPPGYRAKVVLMVSKADHCLHDLLYRQRIGQLAMDVVAVVSNHPDLEPLARWHGIPYHHFPLDPADKPAQERKVLKVIEDTGAELVVLARYMQVLSPELCRRLDGWAINIHHSLLPGFKGAKPYHQAYQKGVKLVGATAHYINNDLDEGPIIAQGVEAVDHAHYPEDLIAKGRDIECLTLARAVGYHIERRVFLNANRTVVLNA from the coding sequence ATGAGCCGCACCCCCGACACCTGGATTCTCACCGCCCATTGCCCGAGCGTGCTTGGCACCGTGGATGCGGTGACGCGTTTTCTCTTCGAGCAGCGCTGCTACGTCACCGAGCATCACAGCTTCGACGATCGGTTGTCCTCGCGCTTCTTCATCCGTGTCGAGTTCCGTCAGCCGCAGGACTTCGATGAGGCCGTCTTCCGCGCCGGTGTGGCCGAGCGTCTGGCACCCTTCGACATGCAGGTCGAGCTGACCCCGCCGGGCTACCGCGCCAAGGTGGTGCTGATGGTGTCCAAGGCCGACCACTGCCTGCATGACTTGCTGTATCGCCAGCGTATCGGCCAACTGGCCATGGACGTGGTAGCGGTGGTGTCCAACCACCCGGATCTCGAACCGCTGGCGCGTTGGCACGGCATTCCCTATCACCATTTCCCGCTCGACCCGGCCGACAAGCCGGCGCAGGAGCGCAAGGTGCTGAAGGTAATCGAGGACACCGGCGCGGAGCTGGTGGTGCTTGCCCGCTACATGCAGGTGCTGTCGCCCGAGTTGTGCCGCCGTCTGGACGGCTGGGCGATCAACATTCACCACTCGCTGCTGCCCGGCTTCAAAGGCGCCAAGCCTTATCACCAGGCCTACCAGAAGGGCGTCAAGCTGGTCGGCGCCACGGCGCACTACATCAACAACGATCTCGACGAGGGGCCGATCATCGCCCAGGGCGTTGAGGCAGTGGATCACGCACATTACCCGGAAGACCTGATCGCCAAGGGCCGTGATATCGAATGCCTGACCCTGGCCCGTGCGGTCGGTTATCACATCGAGCGTCGGGTGTTCCTCAACGCCAACCGCACGGTGGTGCTCAACGCCTGA
- a CDS encoding sarcosine oxidase subunit gamma, which translates to MSNVNVYQQRPADIAGQSPLHHAGLHELVGKGRKNAGITLREKKLRGHLVIRGDAKDAGFSGGVHKALGLELPVALTLVADGDTSLQWLGPDEWLLIVPGGSEFEVERRLREALDGQHISVVNVSGGQTLLELSGPKVRELLMKSTSYDVHPSNFPVGKAVGTVFAKSQLVIRHTGEETWELVIRRSFSDYFWLWLQDASAEYGLAVEA; encoded by the coding sequence ATGTCTAACGTCAACGTCTACCAACAACGCCCTGCCGACATCGCCGGGCAATCGCCATTGCACCACGCCGGCCTGCATGAGCTGGTCGGCAAAGGCCGCAAGAACGCCGGCATCACCCTGCGCGAGAAGAAACTGCGCGGACATCTGGTCATTCGCGGGGATGCCAAGGACGCCGGTTTCTCCGGCGGTGTGCACAAGGCCCTGGGCCTGGAGCTACCGGTGGCGCTGACCCTGGTGGCTGACGGCGATACTTCGCTGCAGTGGCTGGGCCCGGACGAATGGCTGCTGATCGTGCCTGGCGGCAGCGAGTTCGAGGTCGAGCGCCGGCTGCGCGAGGCGCTGGATGGCCAGCATATCTCGGTGGTCAACGTCAGCGGCGGGCAGACCCTGCTGGAGCTGTCCGGGCCGAAGGTGCGCGAGCTGCTGATGAAGTCCACCAGCTACGACGTGCACCCGAGCAACTTTCCGGTTGGCAAGGCAGTGGGCACCGTGTTCGCCAAGTCGCAGCTGGTGATTCGCCATACCGGCGAGGAGACCTGGGAACTGGTGATTCGCCGCAGCTTCTCCGACTACTTCTGGCTTTGGCTGCAGGATGCCAGCGCCGAGTATGGGTTAGCGGTCGAGGCCTGA
- the gbcA gene encoding glycine-betaine demethylase subunit GbcA codes for MDCTQNLSLGDPLEPVRKATAQMLHERDHTFSLPQPFYNDERLFQVDMQEIFHKEWLIAGMTCEIPAKGNFLTLQIGDNPILVIRGAEGQIHAFHNVCRHRGSRLCVSDKGKVAKLVCPYHQWTYELDGRLLFAGTEMGADFDLKDYSLKPVQCKTAGGFIFISLAENPPAIDEFLATLAHYMEPYDMENTKVAVQSTMHEKANWKLVIENNRECYHCNGSHPELLNTLLEWDDVTDPRASQAFKDQVAECTTRWDRDKIPYAHASFGLRNRIVRMPLLKGTVSMTMDGKQGSKKLMGRITDPDLGSMRILHLPHSWNHCMGDHLINFTVWPISAQETIVVTKWLVHKDAVEGIDYDVARLRQVWDATNDQDRRLGEENQRGINSTAYQPGPYSKTYEFGVINFLDWYSERMLNNLDDTPAQSLRQVAGE; via the coding sequence ATGGACTGCACCCAAAACCTGAGCCTGGGCGACCCGCTGGAGCCCGTCCGCAAGGCCACTGCGCAGATGCTGCACGAACGCGACCATACGTTCTCGCTGCCGCAGCCCTTCTACAACGACGAGCGCCTGTTCCAGGTCGACATGCAGGAGATCTTCCATAAGGAATGGCTGATCGCCGGCATGACCTGCGAGATCCCGGCCAAGGGCAACTTCCTCACCCTGCAGATCGGCGACAACCCGATTCTGGTCATCCGCGGCGCCGAAGGCCAGATTCACGCCTTCCACAACGTCTGCCGCCACCGCGGCTCGCGACTGTGCGTCTCCGACAAGGGCAAAGTGGCCAAGCTCGTGTGCCCCTACCACCAGTGGACCTACGAGCTGGACGGCCGCCTGCTGTTCGCCGGCACCGAAATGGGCGCCGACTTCGACCTCAAGGACTACAGCCTGAAACCCGTGCAGTGCAAAACCGCTGGCGGCTTCATCTTCATCAGCCTGGCGGAAAATCCGCCGGCCATCGACGAATTCCTCGCGACCCTGGCTCACTACATGGAGCCGTACGACATGGAGAACACCAAGGTCGCGGTGCAGAGCACCATGCACGAGAAGGCCAACTGGAAACTGGTGATCGAGAACAACCGCGAGTGCTACCACTGCAACGGCTCGCACCCGGAGCTGCTCAACACCCTGCTGGAATGGGACGATGTCACCGACCCGCGTGCCAGCCAGGCGTTCAAGGATCAGGTCGCCGAGTGCACCACCCGTTGGGACAGGGACAAGATCCCCTACGCCCACGCCAGCTTCGGCCTGCGCAACCGCATCGTGCGCATGCCGCTGCTCAAGGGCACCGTGTCCATGACCATGGACGGCAAGCAGGGCAGCAAGAAGCTGATGGGCCGCATCACCGACCCGGATCTCGGCTCGATGCGCATCCTGCACCTGCCACACTCGTGGAACCACTGCATGGGCGATCACCTGATCAACTTCACCGTGTGGCCGATCAGCGCCCAGGAGACGATCGTCGTCACCAAGTGGCTGGTGCACAAGGATGCGGTAGAAGGCATCGACTACGACGTGGCGCGCCTGCGCCAGGTGTGGGACGCCACCAACGACCAGGATCGCCGCCTGGGCGAGGAAAATCAGCGTGGTATCAACTCCACCGCCTACCAGCCTGGCCCGTACTCCAAGACCTACGAGTTCGGCGTGATCAACTTCCTCGACTGGTACAGCGAGCGCATGCTCAACAACCTCGACGACACCCCGGCGCAATCGCTGCGCCAGGTCGCGGGTGAGTAA
- the gbcB gene encoding glycine-betaine demethylase subunit GbcB → MTTNAFLNPVTTQTWTNGRHLVRCVKVIQETWDVRTFCFMADQPVLFFFKPGQFVTLELEIDGQPIMRSYTISSSPSVPYSFSITIKRVPGGKVSNWLHDNLKEGDEVPVHGPVGLFNAIDFPSDKVLFLSGGVGITPVMSMARWFYDTNANVDMVFVHSARSPKDIIYQRELEHMAARISNFSLHVICEKHGLGEAWAGYRGYLNKPMLELIAPDYLDREIFCCGPTPYMSAVKRLLEAAGYDMARYHEEAFGPTPPEIRAEVKELAAEAADAPEVPVGELNQVEFTSTGKSIRVVPGETVHAAAAKLGLHIPKACGMGICGTCKVMKTAGEVEMEHNGGITDEDVAEGYILSCCSVPKGDVAIDY, encoded by the coding sequence ATGACCACCAACGCCTTCCTCAACCCGGTTACCACTCAGACCTGGACCAACGGCCGCCACCTGGTGCGTTGCGTCAAGGTGATCCAGGAAACCTGGGATGTGCGCACCTTCTGCTTCATGGCCGATCAGCCGGTACTGTTCTTCTTCAAGCCGGGGCAGTTCGTCACCCTGGAGCTGGAGATCGACGGCCAGCCGATCATGCGCTCCTACACCATTTCCAGTTCGCCTTCGGTGCCCTACAGCTTCTCCATCACCATCAAGCGCGTGCCGGGCGGCAAGGTGTCGAACTGGCTGCACGACAACCTCAAGGAAGGCGACGAGGTGCCGGTGCACGGCCCGGTCGGGCTGTTCAACGCCATCGACTTCCCGTCCGACAAGGTGCTGTTCCTCTCCGGTGGGGTTGGCATCACGCCGGTGATGTCGATGGCGCGCTGGTTCTACGACACCAACGCCAATGTCGACATGGTCTTCGTACACAGCGCCCGTTCGCCGAAGGACATCATCTACCAGCGCGAGCTGGAGCACATGGCGGCACGTATCAGTAACTTCAGCCTGCACGTGATCTGCGAGAAGCATGGTCTGGGCGAAGCCTGGGCTGGCTATCGCGGCTATCTGAACAAGCCGATGCTGGAATTGATCGCGCCGGACTACCTGGATCGGGAGATCTTCTGCTGCGGTCCGACGCCCTACATGAGTGCGGTCAAGCGCCTGCTCGAAGCCGCCGGCTACGACATGGCGCGTTATCACGAAGAGGCGTTCGGTCCGACGCCGCCGGAGATTCGCGCCGAGGTCAAGGAGCTGGCCGCCGAGGCTGCAGACGCACCGGAAGTCCCGGTTGGCGAACTCAACCAGGTGGAGTTCACCAGCACCGGCAAGAGCATCCGCGTGGTGCCCGGCGAAACCGTGCACGCGGCCGCCGCCAAGCTTGGCCTGCATATCCCCAAGGCCTGTGGCATGGGCATTTGCGGCACCTGCAAGGTGATGAAGACCGCTGGCGAGGTGGAGATGGAGCACAACGGCGGTATCACCGATGAGGATGTGGCTGAGGGATACATCCTGTCGTGCTGCAGCGTGCCCAAGGGGGATGTGGCGATCGACTATTGA
- a CDS encoding sarcosine oxidase subunit beta family protein, with product MQRYSGFGLFKHSFSHHENWQRMWRNPTPKPVYDVVIVGGGGHGLATAYYLAKEFGVKNVAVVEKGWLGGGNTARNTTIVRSNYLWDESAHLYEHAMKLWEGLSQDINYNVMFSQRGVYNLCHTLQDMRDAERRVSANRLNGVDGELLDAKQVEAEIPYLDCSKNTRYPIMGSTVQRRGGVARHDAVAWGYARAADALGVDLIQNTEVIGFRKQNGAVIGVETNKGFIGAKRVGVVTAGNSGHMAGLAGFRLPLESHPLQALVSEPIKPIIDSVIMSNAVHGYISQSDKGDLVIGAGIDGYNGYGQRGSYPTIEHTLQAIVEMFPVLSRVRMNRQWGGIVDTCPDACPIISKTPVDNLFFNCGWGTGGFKATPGSGHVFAASLAKGEMHPLAKPFSIDRFHTGALIDEHGAAAVAH from the coding sequence ATGCAACGTTATTCCGGCTTCGGCCTGTTCAAGCACTCGTTCAGCCACCATGAGAACTGGCAGCGCATGTGGCGCAACCCGACGCCCAAGCCGGTGTACGACGTGGTCATCGTCGGCGGTGGCGGCCACGGCCTGGCCACCGCCTATTACCTGGCCAAGGAATTCGGCGTGAAGAACGTCGCCGTGGTGGAAAAGGGTTGGCTCGGCGGCGGCAACACCGCACGCAACACCACCATCGTGCGTTCTAACTACCTGTGGGACGAGTCCGCGCACCTCTATGAACACGCGATGAAGCTGTGGGAAGGGCTGTCGCAGGACATCAACTACAACGTCATGTTCTCCCAGCGTGGCGTCTACAACCTCTGCCACACCCTGCAGGACATGCGTGATGCCGAGCGTCGCGTCAGCGCCAACCGCCTCAACGGCGTGGATGGCGAACTGCTCGATGCCAAGCAGGTCGAGGCGGAGATTCCCTACCTCGACTGCAGCAAGAACACCCGCTACCCGATCATGGGCTCCACCGTGCAGCGTCGCGGTGGCGTTGCCCGTCACGATGCCGTGGCCTGGGGCTATGCACGTGCCGCCGATGCCCTGGGCGTCGACCTGATCCAGAACACCGAGGTGATCGGTTTCCGCAAGCAGAACGGCGCGGTGATCGGTGTGGAAACCAACAAGGGCTTCATCGGCGCCAAGCGCGTCGGCGTGGTCACCGCCGGTAACTCCGGGCACATGGCGGGGCTCGCCGGCTTCCGCCTGCCGCTGGAGTCCCACCCGCTGCAGGCGCTGGTGTCCGAGCCGATCAAGCCGATCATCGACAGCGTGATCATGTCCAACGCCGTGCATGGCTACATCAGCCAGTCGGACAAGGGCGACCTGGTCATCGGTGCCGGCATCGACGGCTACAACGGTTACGGCCAGCGCGGTTCCTACCCGACCATCGAGCACACCCTGCAAGCCATCGTCGAGATGTTCCCGGTGCTCTCGCGGGTACGCATGAACCGCCAGTGGGGCGGCATCGTCGACACCTGCCCGGACGCCTGCCCGATCATTTCCAAGACCCCGGTGGACAACCTGTTCTTCAACTGCGGCTGGGGTACTGGCGGCTTCAAGGCCACGCCGGGTTCGGGTCATGTGTTCGCCGCCAGCCTGGCCAAGGGTGAGATGCACCCGCTGGCCAAGCCGTTCTCCATCGACCGTTTCCACACCGGCGCACTGATCGACGAGCACGGCGCCGCTGCCGTGGCTCACTAA
- a CDS encoding low specificity L-threonine aldolase, giving the protein MPDNAQQFASDNYSGICPEAWAAMAEANQGHQRAYGDDEWTARAADHFRRLFETDCEVFFAFNGTAANSLALASLCQSYHSVICSETAHVETDECGAPEFFSNGSKLLLAKTENGKLTPQAIREIALKRQDIHYPKPRVVTLTQATEVGTVYRPEEVRAISQVCEELGLHLHMDGARFSNACAFLGCSPADLTWKAGVDVLCFGGTKNGMAVGEAIVFFNKDLAEDFDYRCKQAGQLASKMRYLSAPWVGILQNDVWLNYANHANHCAQLLANLVADVPGVSLMFPVEANGVFLQLSEPAIAALTARGWRFYTFIGAGGARFMCSWDTDEARVRQLAADIREVMSA; this is encoded by the coding sequence ATGCCCGACAATGCCCAGCAATTTGCCAGCGACAACTACTCCGGCATCTGTCCCGAAGCCTGGGCCGCCATGGCCGAGGCCAACCAGGGCCACCAACGCGCCTATGGTGATGACGAGTGGACGGCGCGCGCCGCCGATCACTTCCGCCGCCTGTTCGAGACAGACTGCGAGGTGTTCTTCGCCTTCAACGGCACCGCCGCCAACTCCCTGGCCCTGGCCTCGCTGTGCCAGAGCTACCACAGCGTGATCTGCTCGGAAACCGCCCACGTCGAGACCGACGAGTGCGGCGCGCCGGAGTTCTTCTCCAACGGTTCCAAATTGCTGCTGGCCAAGACCGAGAACGGCAAGCTGACCCCGCAGGCGATCCGCGAAATCGCCCTCAAGCGCCAGGACATTCACTACCCGAAACCACGCGTGGTCACTCTCACCCAGGCCACCGAGGTCGGCACCGTCTACCGCCCGGAAGAAGTTCGCGCCATCAGCCAGGTCTGCGAAGAGCTGGGCCTGCACCTGCATATGGACGGCGCGCGCTTCTCCAATGCCTGCGCCTTCCTCGGCTGCAGCCCGGCCGACCTGACCTGGAAGGCCGGTGTCGATGTGTTGTGCTTCGGCGGCACCAAGAACGGCATGGCCGTCGGTGAGGCCATCGTGTTCTTCAACAAGGATCTGGCCGAAGACTTCGACTATCGCTGCAAGCAGGCCGGCCAACTGGCGTCGAAAATGCGCTACCTGTCCGCGCCCTGGGTTGGCATCCTGCAGAACGATGTCTGGCTCAACTACGCCAACCACGCCAACCACTGCGCCCAGTTGCTGGCCAACCTGGTGGCGGACGTGCCGGGCGTCAGCCTGATGTTCCCGGTGGAAGCCAACGGTGTGTTCCTGCAACTGTCGGAGCCGGCCATCGCCGCCCTCACCGCCCGCGGCTGGCGCTTCTACACCTTCATCGGCGCCGGTGGCGCACGCTTCATGTGCAGCTGGGATACCGACGAAGCGCGCGTTCGCCAGCTGGCTGCCGATATCCGTGAAGTGATGAGCGCCTGA
- the glyA gene encoding serine hydroxymethyltransferase, whose product MFSKQDQIQGYDDELLAAINQEERRQEEHIELIASENYCSQRVMQAQGSGLTNKYAEGYPGKRYYGGCEYVDKVEQLAIDRAKALFGADYANVQPHSGSSANSAVYLALLNAGDTILGMSLAHGGHLTHGAKVSSSGKLYNAVQYGLDTATGLIDYDEVERLAVEHKPKIIVAGFSAYSKTLDFPRFRAIADKVGALLFVDMAHVAGLVAAGLYPNPIPFADVVTTTTHKTLRGPRGGLILAKANEEIEKKLNSAVFPGAQGGPLMHVIAAKAVCFKEAMEPEFKAYQQQVIDNAQAMAKVFIERGYEVVSGGTDNHLFLLSLIKQGLTGKEADAALGRAGITVNKNAVPNDPQSPFVTSGIRIGTPAVTTRGFKVAQCQALAGWICDILDHLGDADVEAQVAKLVAGLCADYPVYR is encoded by the coding sequence ATGTTCAGCAAGCAGGATCAGATTCAGGGTTACGACGACGAGTTGCTCGCGGCGATCAATCAGGAGGAGCGTCGCCAGGAAGAGCATATCGAGCTGATCGCTTCGGAGAACTACTGCAGCCAGCGGGTGATGCAGGCGCAGGGCAGCGGCCTGACCAACAAGTACGCCGAAGGCTATCCGGGCAAGCGCTACTACGGTGGCTGCGAGTACGTCGACAAGGTCGAGCAGTTGGCCATCGACCGCGCCAAGGCGCTGTTCGGCGCCGACTACGCCAACGTTCAGCCGCACTCCGGTTCCTCGGCCAATAGTGCTGTCTACCTGGCGCTGCTCAATGCCGGAGACACCATTCTCGGCATGAGCCTGGCCCACGGCGGCCACCTGACCCACGGTGCCAAGGTGTCGTCCTCGGGCAAGTTGTACAACGCCGTGCAGTATGGGCTGGACACCGCTACCGGTCTGATCGACTACGACGAGGTCGAGCGCCTGGCCGTGGAGCACAAGCCGAAGATCATCGTTGCCGGCTTCTCCGCCTATTCCAAGACCCTCGACTTCCCGCGTTTCCGCGCCATTGCCGACAAGGTCGGCGCGCTGCTGTTCGTCGACATGGCCCACGTCGCTGGCCTGGTCGCTGCCGGTCTGTACCCGAACCCGATTCCCTTCGCTGACGTGGTTACCACCACCACGCACAAGACCCTGCGCGGCCCGCGCGGCGGCCTGATCCTGGCCAAGGCCAACGAAGAGATCGAGAAGAAACTCAACTCCGCGGTGTTCCCGGGTGCCCAGGGCGGCCCGCTGATGCACGTCATCGCCGCCAAGGCGGTGTGCTTCAAGGAAGCCATGGAGCCTGAATTCAAGGCCTACCAGCAGCAGGTCATCGACAACGCCCAGGCCATGGCCAAGGTGTTCATCGAGCGCGGCTACGAGGTGGTTTCCGGTGGCACCGACAACCACCTGTTCCTGCTCAGCCTGATCAAACAGGGCCTGACCGGCAAGGAGGCCGACGCTGCCCTGGGACGTGCCGGTATCACCGTGAACAAGAACGCCGTACCGAACGACCCGCAGTCGCCGTTCGTGACCTCGGGCATCCGCATTGGCACTCCTGCCGTCACCACCCGTGGCTTCAAGGTCGCCCAGTGCCAGGCGCTGGCCGGCTGGATCTGCGACATCCTCGATCACCTCGGCGATGCCGATGTCGAGGCGCAGGTGGCCAAGCTGGTCGCCGGGTTGTGCGCGGACTACCCGGTGTATCGCTAA
- a CDS encoding sarcosine oxidase subunit alpha gives MSQVNRLAKGGRIDRSQPLSFTFNGQTYQGFAGDSLAAALLANGVDIVGRSFKYSRPRGIVAAGAEEPNAVLQIGSTEAAQIPNVRATQQALYSGLVASSTNGWPSVNTDLMGILGKVGGGMMPPGFYYKTFMYPQNLWMTYEKYIRKAAGLGRSPTEVDPDIYDQLNQHCDVLIVGAGPAGLAAALAAGRSGARVILADEQEEFGGSLLDTRETLDGKPAAEWVAQAIAELKTLPEVTLLPRATVNGYHDHNFLTIHQRLTDHLGEIAPMGQARQRMHRVRAKRVVLASGAHERPLVYANNDVPGNMLAGAVSTYVRRYGVAPGQELVLSTNNDYAYRVLLDWLDAGRKVVAVADARSNPRGAWVEEARARGVRILTGSAVIEARGSKRVTGARICAIDVKAHKVTSPGEVVDCDLIVSSGGYSPVVHLASHLGGRPEWSEDILGFVPGPGNGIQQRVDAGAVNGVFALGDVLANGFEAGAKAAADTGYKAVSGRLPKVEARQEEATLALFQVPHDKPTARAPKQFVDLQNDVTAAGIELATREGFESVEHVKRYTALGFGTDQGKLGNINGLAIAARSMGISIVQMGTTMFRPNYTPVTFGAVAGRHCGALFDAKRYTAMQAWHVKNGAEFEDVGQWKRPWYFPKKGEDLHAAVARECLAVRNSVGILDASTLGKIDIQGPDAREFLNRVYTNAWTKLDVGKARYGLMCKEDGMVFDDGVTACLADNHFVMTTTTGGAARVMEWLEIYHQTEWPELKVYFTSVTDHWATMTLSGPNSRKLLAKVTDIDLDKDAFPFMSWKEGLVGGVPARVFRISFTGELSYEVNVQADYALGVWEQIIEAGKEFDLTPYGTETMHVLRAEKGFIIVGQDTDASVTPDDLNMGWCVGRTKPFSWIGKRGMNRDDCLREDRKQLVGLKPVDPNKVLPEGAQLVFDPKQTIPMQMVGHVTSSYMSAAMGYSFAMAVVKGGLKRMGERVFAPLADGSLIEAEICSSVFYDPKGDRQNV, from the coding sequence ATGAGCCAGGTCAATCGTCTCGCCAAGGGCGGTCGCATCGACCGCAGCCAGCCGCTGAGCTTCACCTTCAACGGCCAGACCTATCAGGGCTTCGCCGGCGACAGCCTGGCCGCCGCGCTGCTGGCCAATGGTGTGGATATCGTCGGTCGCAGCTTCAAGTATTCGCGGCCACGCGGCATCGTCGCTGCTGGCGCGGAAGAGCCCAACGCCGTGCTGCAGATCGGCTCCACCGAAGCCGCGCAGATCCCCAACGTGCGTGCCACCCAGCAGGCGCTGTACAGCGGCCTGGTGGCCAGCAGTACCAACGGTTGGCCGAGCGTCAACACCGACCTGATGGGCATCCTCGGCAAGGTCGGCGGTGGCATGATGCCGCCCGGCTTCTACTACAAGACCTTCATGTATCCGCAGAACCTGTGGATGACCTACGAGAAATACATCCGCAAGGCCGCAGGCCTGGGTCGTTCGCCCACCGAGGTCGACCCGGACATCTACGACCAGCTCAACCAGCACTGCGACGTATTGATCGTCGGTGCCGGCCCTGCCGGTCTCGCCGCCGCGCTGGCTGCCGGTCGTAGCGGTGCGCGGGTGATCCTCGCCGATGAACAGGAAGAGTTCGGCGGCAGTCTGCTCGACACCCGCGAAACCCTCGACGGCAAGCCCGCCGCCGAATGGGTGGCGCAGGCCATCGCCGAGCTGAAGACGCTGCCGGAAGTGACCCTGCTGCCTCGCGCCACGGTCAACGGCTACCACGACCACAACTTCCTCACCATCCACCAGCGCCTGACCGATCACCTCGGTGAAATCGCCCCGATGGGGCAGGCCCGCCAGCGTATGCACCGCGTCCGCGCCAAGCGTGTGGTGCTGGCCAGTGGCGCCCATGAGCGGCCGCTGGTGTACGCCAACAACGATGTGCCCGGCAACATGCTGGCTGGCGCCGTGTCGACCTACGTGCGCCGTTATGGGGTGGCGCCAGGGCAGGAACTGGTGTTGTCGACCAACAACGATTATGCCTACCGCGTGCTGCTCGACTGGCTCGATGCCGGCCGCAAGGTCGTGGCTGTCGCCGATGCGCGCAGTAACCCGCGCGGCGCCTGGGTCGAGGAAGCGCGTGCACGTGGCGTGCGCATTCTCACCGGCAGCGCGGTGATCGAAGCGCGTGGCAGCAAGCGCGTCACTGGCGCGCGAATCTGCGCCATCGACGTCAAGGCCCACAAGGTCACCAGCCCCGGTGAAGTGGTCGACTGCGACCTGATCGTCAGCTCCGGTGGTTACAGCCCGGTGGTGCACCTGGCTTCGCATCTGGGCGGTCGTCCCGAGTGGAGCGAGGACATCCTTGGCTTCGTGCCGGGCCCCGGCAACGGCATTCAGCAACGTGTCGATGCCGGCGCGGTGAACGGTGTGTTCGCCCTCGGCGATGTGCTCGCCAATGGTTTCGAGGCAGGCGCCAAGGCGGCTGCCGATACTGGCTACAAGGCCGTCAGTGGCCGTCTGCCGAAGGTCGAGGCGCGTCAGGAAGAGGCGACTCTGGCGCTGTTCCAGGTGCCGCACGACAAGCCCACGGCACGTGCACCCAAGCAGTTCGTCGACCTGCAGAACGACGTCACCGCTGCCGGTATCGAGCTGGCGACGCGTGAAGGTTTCGAGTCGGTCGAGCACGTCAAACGCTACACCGCGCTGGGCTTCGGCACTGACCAGGGCAAGCTGGGCAACATCAACGGCCTGGCCATCGCCGCGCGTTCGATGGGTATCAGCATCGTGCAGATGGGCACCACCATGTTCCGTCCGAACTACACGCCGGTGACTTTCGGCGCTGTGGCTGGCCGGCACTGTGGCGCATTGTTCGATGCCAAGCGCTACACCGCGATGCAGGCCTGGCACGTGAAGAACGGTGCCGAGTTCGAGGACGTCGGCCAGTGGAAGCGTCCCTGGTACTTCCCGAAAAAGGGTGAGGATCTGCATGCCGCCGTGGCTCGTGAGTGCCTGGCTGTACGCAATAGCGTGGGCATCCTCGATGCTTCCACCCTGGGCAAGATCGATATCCAGGGCCCGGATGCGCGTGAGTTCCTCAACCGCGTCTACACCAACGCCTGGACCAAGCTGGACGTGGGTAAGGCGCGCTACGGCCTGATGTGCAAGGAAGACGGCATGGTCTTCGACGACGGTGTCACTGCCTGCCTGGCCGACAACCATTTCGTCATGACCACCACCACTGGCGGCGCTGCCCGCGTGATGGAGTGGCTGGAGATCTACCACCAGACCGAATGGCCGGAGCTGAAGGTGTACTTCACCTCGGTCACCGACCACTGGGCCACCATGACCCTGTCCGGCCCCAACAGCCGCAAGCTGCTGGCCAAGGTGACCGACATCGATCTGGACAAGGACGCCTTCCCCTTCATGAGCTGGAAGGAAGGTCTGGTCGGCGGCGTGCCGGCGCGGGTGTTCCGCATCTCCTTCACCGGTGAGCTGAGCTACGAGGTCAACGTGCAGGCCGACTACGCCCTGGGCGTGTGGGAGCAGATCATCGAAGCCGGCAAGGAATTCGACCTGACGCCTTACGGCACCGAGACCATGCACGTACTGCGTGCCGAGAAAGGCTTCATCATCGTCGGTCAGGACACCGATGCCTCGGTGACCCCGGACGACCTCAACATGGGCTGGTGCGTCGGTCGCACTAAACCTTTCTCCTGGATCGGCAAGCGCGGCATGAACCGCGACGACTGCCTGCGCGAAGACCGCAAGCAGCTTGTAGGGCTGAAACCGGTCGACCCGAACAAGGTGCTGCCGGAAGGTGCGCAACTGGTGTTCGACCCGAAACAAACCATCCCGATGCAGATGGTCGGTCACGTCACCTCCAGCTACATGAGCGCGGCGATGGGTTACAGCTTCGCCATGGCGGTGGTCAAGGGCGGCCTCAAGCGCATGGGCGAGCGTGTGTTTGCGCCGCTGGCCGATGGCAGTCTGATCGAAGCCGAAATCTGCAGCTCCGTGTTCTATGACCCGAAAGGGGATCGCCAGAATGTCTAA